Proteins from a genomic interval of Chroococcidiopsis thermalis PCC 7203:
- a CDS encoding papain fold toxin domain-containing protein yields MTSANLHCQLSAIAKQFQIFECVPCAIALRQFLIEQRVFGKQISLFTGSIEDPFCNIYHERLQQNISVNGRHEAISVEIDGQELIFDNIHPEGISKVDWIDNLYCPAQDLGGSFQITETAF; encoded by the coding sequence ATGACCAGCGCTAATCTTCATTGTCAACTGAGCGCGATCGCTAAACAGTTCCAGATTTTTGAATGTGTTCCCTGCGCCATTGCTCTGCGCCAATTCCTCATTGAGCAGCGTGTTTTTGGCAAACAGATTAGCCTTTTTACAGGTAGTATAGAAGATCCATTCTGTAACATTTATCACGAACGCCTCCAACAAAATATCTCCGTCAACGGACGACATGAAGCTATCTCTGTTGAAATTGACGGACAAGAGCTGATTTTTGACAACATCCATCCCGAAGGAATTTCCAAAGTAGACTGGATTGATAACCTCTACTGTCCCGCTCAGGACTTAGGTGGCAGCTTCCAAATTACTGAAACTGCATTTTAA
- a CDS encoding RNA polymerase sigma factor, RpoD/SigA family: MYERKQPYQHDRFPTPEFNSDIDIAEIEVITALNREVESEPEQLPELTTPNIEETAIALTEGWEADERDFDGIGAARASEYQKTQFDDAVGAFFKEMARYPLLKADEEVELARRVRFLVEVEETQRGLQKQLKRQPNREELIAELGISDKQLEHQLYLGRVAKRKMIRSNLRLVVSIAKRYLNRGLPFLDLIQEGAMGLNRATEKFDPDKGYKFSTYAYWWIRQAITRAIANDARTIRLPIHIVEKLNKLKKYQRELKQKLQRNPSEIELAAALEVPPEQLRQLQQLRRKALSLNHRVGKEEDTELVDLLEDNDAQSPEQQMSETMMRQEIWDVLGDVLTPREKDVISLRYGLTTSEPCTLEEVGCLFNLSRERVRQIQSKAMRKLRRPHIAKRLKGWLL; encoded by the coding sequence ATGTACGAAAGAAAGCAGCCGTACCAACACGATCGCTTCCCTACCCCTGAATTCAACAGCGATATAGATATTGCCGAAATAGAGGTAATTACCGCTTTGAATCGAGAAGTCGAATCGGAACCAGAGCAGCTACCCGAGCTAACAACACCCAATATAGAAGAAACAGCGATCGCCTTGACAGAAGGGTGGGAGGCTGACGAACGAGACTTTGATGGGATTGGAGCAGCAAGAGCTTCGGAGTATCAAAAAACTCAGTTTGACGACGCAGTGGGAGCGTTTTTTAAAGAAATGGCGCGTTATCCCCTGCTGAAAGCAGACGAAGAAGTAGAATTGGCGCGTCGAGTTCGGTTTTTAGTTGAAGTTGAAGAAACTCAAAGAGGATTGCAAAAGCAACTCAAACGTCAACCAAACCGAGAAGAATTGATAGCGGAGTTAGGAATTTCAGACAAGCAATTAGAACATCAACTGTATTTGGGACGAGTGGCAAAGCGAAAAATGATCCGTTCCAATTTACGCTTAGTAGTTTCTATCGCCAAACGCTATTTAAATCGTGGTTTGCCATTTCTAGATCTGATTCAAGAAGGCGCAATGGGACTCAACCGCGCCACGGAAAAATTCGATCCCGACAAGGGATATAAGTTTTCTACCTATGCCTATTGGTGGATTCGTCAAGCAATTACGCGGGCGATCGCTAATGACGCTAGAACAATTCGGTTACCAATTCACATTGTTGAAAAATTAAATAAACTTAAAAAATATCAACGAGAGTTAAAACAAAAACTCCAACGCAATCCTTCAGAAATTGAATTAGCCGCAGCATTAGAAGTTCCACCAGAACAGCTACGTCAATTACAACAGTTACGGCGCAAAGCTTTATCTCTCAATCATCGAGTCGGGAAAGAGGAAGATACAGAATTAGTCGATCTCTTAGAAGACAACGACGCTCAATCTCCCGAACAACAGATGAGCGAAACCATGATGAGACAGGAAATATGGGATGTTTTAGGCGATGTCCTTACTCCCAGGGAAAAAGACGTAATTTCTCTGCGTTACGGGTTAACGACAAGCGAACCTTGTACCTTAGAGGAAGTCGGTTGTTTGTTCAACCTCTCGCGCGAAAGAGTCAGACAAATCCAAAGTAAAGCCATGCGGAAACTGCGTCGTCCTCACATTGCTAAACGCTTGAAAGGCTGGCTGTTATAA
- a CDS encoding serine/threonine protein kinase translates to MNYSDRLTSRYEIQQQLAKKAGRKTLLARDLKTEALVVIKLLSFGIDFEWEALKLFEREAETLKALSHPAIPKYLDFFELDTPYTKGFALVQSYVEGKSIETELKAGRRFSEAEVKQLAKSVLEILIYLHGQKPPVIHRDLKPSNILLGDRIEKIYLVDFGSVQTLASKEGGTMTVVGTYGYMPPEQFGDRAVPASDLYSLGTTLIYLVTGIHPADLPHKDGKIQFESVANLSPEFTRWLKWMIEPNLDRRLSSAREALAALEQPVNIVPIISQPFGSKIKLHQDANSVEILLPSKGFSPEILSLSLFAIAWNSFLVFWLASALITAPMGMNLFFALFSLPFLGAGASMVWRILSALFGKVRITIDPQQITRSYEMFGFRFKQPRHQLPRQEIEKLAIASFGNVSRLTIWAGTKKYELGNDGSISPSEIDWLAQELSAWLEIPITKQ, encoded by the coding sequence ATGAACTATAGCGATCGCCTCACTTCGCGCTATGAAATTCAGCAGCAATTGGCAAAAAAAGCCGGGCGCAAAACGCTACTAGCGCGAGATTTGAAAACAGAAGCATTAGTTGTTATCAAACTCCTCTCCTTCGGGATAGATTTTGAATGGGAGGCATTGAAATTATTTGAACGGGAAGCAGAAACTTTAAAAGCTTTATCTCATCCCGCTATTCCTAAATATTTAGATTTTTTTGAACTCGATACACCCTACACTAAAGGTTTTGCTCTAGTACAGTCTTATGTAGAAGGGAAATCTATAGAAACAGAACTCAAAGCTGGACGAAGGTTTAGCGAGGCGGAAGTCAAACAATTAGCTAAGTCAGTACTAGAAATTTTGATTTACCTCCACGGACAAAAACCACCAGTCATTCACAGAGATCTGAAACCCAGTAACATTTTGCTTGGGGATCGCATAGAAAAAATATATTTAGTCGATTTCGGTTCCGTACAAACTTTAGCTTCTAAGGAAGGCGGAACTATGACAGTTGTGGGGACATATGGCTATATGCCACCCGAACAATTTGGCGATCGCGCTGTTCCCGCCTCCGATTTATACAGCTTAGGTACAACTTTAATTTACTTGGTTACGGGGATTCATCCTGCCGATCTGCCGCACAAAGACGGCAAAATTCAATTTGAATCAGTGGCAAATTTGAGTCCTGAATTTACCCGCTGGTTGAAGTGGATGATTGAACCAAACTTAGATCGGCGTTTGAGTTCGGCTCGGGAAGCATTAGCAGCTTTAGAACAACCTGTAAATATCGTACCGATAATTTCGCAACCGTTTGGAAGTAAGATTAAATTACATCAAGATGCCAATTCTGTAGAAATTTTACTTCCTAGCAAAGGTTTTAGTCCTGAAATTCTTTCTTTAAGCTTATTTGCGATCGCCTGGAATTCGTTTTTAGTATTTTGGCTAGCCTCGGCTCTCATCACAGCACCAATGGGAATGAATCTTTTCTTCGCCTTATTTTCACTCCCTTTTTTGGGTGCGGGTGCAAGCATGGTCTGGCGGATATTATCAGCTTTATTTGGGAAAGTCCGAATTACTATAGATCCTCAACAAATAACCCGCAGTTACGAAATGTTCGGCTTTCGATTTAAACAGCCGCGCCATCAACTGCCGAGACAAGAAATTGAAAAACTGGCGATCGCATCTTTTGGCAATGTCTCTCGTTTGACAATTTGGGCGGGAACCAAAAAATACGAACTGGGTAACGACGGTTCAATCTCTCCCTCAGAAATTGACTGGCTAGCCCAAGAACTCAGTGCATGGCTGGAAATACCAATTACAAAACAGTAG
- a CDS encoding cbb3-type cytochrome c oxidase subunit I, which yields MTDSISVNGDRAATGGRSLSLPAWLVLICIIAFTTLLAAGAAIWKNAPPVPDVVQSPQQEIILTRAEIQAGQEIYLARGGQHIGSIWGHGSYLAPDWTADVLHRWGLSTAGVLYNSQPDFSQADLDALPAPERASLAARVSEQFKTNRYDPQTRTLLLTDAQTQGLKQVFQDYQPLLAHGSAIHSIPDGWFKDDTQIRNVTGFFAWTAWAASANRPNAPFSYTANWPADRLIGNQAPGQFITWSILSVVVLIAGIGVFLFIYLTQEETDEVQPVPARPAVRIPTPSQKVTSLFFGVAMTLFLVQILMGMFTAHYAVEGEGFYGIPLMQFLPYAASRTWHLQLALFWIATCWLAAGLYFAPRFGQHEPKHQALGNTVLLGALAIVVVGSIVGTWQAVTGVLDVKDSFLWGHQGYEYIELGRVWQLLLIGSMVFWLWLLYRAFKPALKQEKTPTGLSHFFLYSAITIPLFYSVGLAYTNHTSLSIAEYWRWWVIHLWVEGFFEVFATVVIAYLCSELGFLKKSSALRATYLTTILYLGSGVIGTLHHLYFSGTPTFIAAMGAVFSALEVVPLTLIGFEVLKTLRLSQEAEGFYRWPLRFFIATCFWNLIGAGVFGFLINPPIVLYYSQGLNTTPIHAHSALFGVYGCLALALMLFALREFVPEQAWNERLLRFSFWTINGGLVGMLVLGLIPNGFYQLAQSIEHGTWYARSAEVISSPWMRWTVWLRIPGDIIFAIGALTMFVFTMRAIVAVFRFPVKTTQSELPNKAIEVLR from the coding sequence ATGACTGATTCTATATCGGTGAATGGCGATCGCGCCGCAACTGGAGGGCGATCGCTCAGCCTACCTGCCTGGTTAGTACTCATCTGCATCATTGCCTTTACGACTTTGCTAGCTGCCGGAGCAGCGATCTGGAAAAATGCCCCACCCGTCCCCGATGTGGTGCAATCCCCGCAGCAAGAAATTATCCTGACACGAGCCGAGATCCAAGCGGGACAAGAAATCTATCTAGCTCGCGGCGGGCAACACATTGGCAGTATTTGGGGACATGGCAGCTATCTCGCGCCCGATTGGACGGCTGACGTGCTGCATCGCTGGGGATTAAGCACTGCTGGCGTTCTCTATAACAGTCAGCCAGATTTTTCTCAAGCAGACTTGGATGCTTTACCCGCTCCCGAAAGAGCCAGTTTGGCAGCAAGGGTAAGCGAGCAGTTCAAGACCAACCGCTACGATCCCCAAACCCGCACGCTACTCCTGACGGATGCTCAAACTCAAGGCTTGAAACAAGTTTTTCAAGATTATCAGCCACTTTTAGCGCATGGTTCTGCCATCCACTCTATTCCTGATGGCTGGTTCAAAGACGATACCCAAATTCGCAATGTCACTGGCTTCTTTGCCTGGACTGCTTGGGCAGCTTCTGCCAATCGCCCCAATGCTCCTTTTTCCTATACGGCGAATTGGCCCGCCGATCGCCTAATTGGTAATCAAGCTCCAGGACAGTTTATCACCTGGTCGATCCTATCTGTGGTGGTTTTGATTGCGGGTATTGGCGTGTTTCTATTTATCTACCTGACGCAAGAAGAAACAGATGAAGTCCAGCCCGTTCCGGCTCGTCCAGCCGTCCGCATTCCTACGCCCAGCCAGAAAGTAACCTCGCTATTTTTTGGCGTGGCGATGACATTGTTTCTGGTGCAAATTTTAATGGGGATGTTTACCGCGCACTATGCCGTGGAAGGGGAAGGATTTTACGGTATTCCCCTGATGCAATTCCTTCCCTATGCTGCCTCGCGCACCTGGCATCTGCAACTCGCTCTGTTTTGGATTGCTACCTGTTGGTTAGCGGCTGGATTGTATTTTGCGCCTCGGTTCGGTCAACACGAACCCAAGCATCAAGCCTTGGGCAATACCGTTCTGCTGGGAGCGTTGGCGATCGTAGTGGTCGGCTCGATCGTTGGCACTTGGCAAGCCGTGACAGGGGTGCTGGACGTAAAAGATAGCTTCCTTTGGGGACATCAGGGCTACGAGTACATTGAATTAGGGCGAGTTTGGCAACTGCTGTTGATTGGCAGCATGGTCTTTTGGTTGTGGCTGCTGTACCGTGCCTTCAAGCCTGCCCTGAAACAGGAAAAAACTCCGACGGGGTTAAGTCACTTTTTCCTCTACAGTGCAATTACGATTCCTCTGTTTTATTCGGTGGGGTTAGCCTACACCAACCACACATCCCTGAGCATTGCAGAGTATTGGCGCTGGTGGGTGATTCACTTATGGGTGGAAGGTTTCTTCGAGGTGTTTGCGACAGTGGTAATTGCCTATTTGTGTAGCGAACTGGGATTCCTCAAGAAATCCTCGGCATTACGCGCCACCTATCTCACCACGATTCTCTATTTAGGCAGTGGGGTAATCGGTACATTGCACCACCTATACTTCTCCGGTACGCCGACATTTATTGCCGCGATGGGAGCGGTATTTTCGGCGCTGGAAGTCGTACCCCTGACACTGATTGGCTTTGAAGTCTTGAAGACCCTAAGACTATCTCAGGAAGCAGAAGGGTTTTACCGTTGGCCGCTACGCTTTTTCATTGCCACCTGTTTCTGGAATTTAATCGGTGCGGGAGTGTTTGGCTTTTTAATTAACCCTCCGATTGTCTTGTATTACTCTCAAGGACTGAACACGACTCCAATTCACGCCCATTCTGCTTTGTTTGGCGTGTATGGTTGTTTAGCTCTAGCGCTGATGTTGTTTGCCTTGCGGGAATTTGTGCCAGAACAGGCTTGGAACGAGCGGCTCTTGCGTTTTAGCTTCTGGACGATTAATGGCGGTTTAGTTGGAATGCTAGTTTTAGGACTAATTCCCAATGGCTTCTACCAATTGGCGCAGTCGATCGAACACGGCACTTGGTATGCTCGTAGTGCTGAGGTGATTAGTAGCCCGTGGATGCGATGGACTGTATGGTTGCGGATTCCAGGTGATATTATTTTTGCGATCGGTGCGTTGACAATGTTTGTGTTTACGATGAGAGCGATCGTTGCTGTCTTTCGCTTTCCGGTCAAAACGACACAATCGGAGTTACCAAATAAGGCAATTGAGGTATTGCGCTAA
- a CDS encoding response regulator transcription factor — protein MRILVVEDNELIAETLADVLQDQHYVVDIALDGEAGWQQAEAFDYDLILLDLMLPKLDGISLCKRLRSSGYGKPILMLTARDSSADKIVGLDSGADDYVIKPFDVNELAARIRALLRRDSPGRQPILSWGELKLDPSTLAVTYGSQAVNVTSKEYQMLELFLRNRQRIFSQAELLDRLWALEDSPNEEVVRAHIKRLRHKLTNVGVPKDAIQTVHGLGYRLKERS, from the coding sequence ATGCGTATTTTAGTAGTCGAGGATAACGAACTGATTGCGGAGACATTAGCAGACGTGCTGCAAGACCAGCATTATGTCGTAGATATTGCCCTCGATGGAGAAGCTGGTTGGCAACAGGCGGAGGCTTTCGACTACGACTTGATTTTGCTAGATCTGATGCTACCTAAGCTCGATGGCATTAGTCTCTGCAAGCGTCTGCGTAGTTCTGGTTATGGAAAACCAATTTTGATGCTGACAGCACGGGACTCCTCTGCTGATAAGATTGTCGGTTTGGATAGTGGGGCTGATGATTACGTCATTAAACCTTTTGATGTCAACGAATTAGCAGCCCGCATCCGCGCCTTGTTACGTCGAGATAGTCCGGGGCGACAACCGATTCTCAGTTGGGGAGAGTTAAAGTTAGACCCCAGCACCTTAGCTGTCACCTATGGCTCCCAAGCAGTTAATGTCACCTCCAAAGAATATCAAATGCTGGAATTGTTTTTGCGCAATCGCCAGCGGATCTTCAGCCAAGCTGAGCTTTTGGATCGCCTCTGGGCATTAGAAGATTCGCCGAATGAAGAAGTCGTGAGGGCGCACATTAAGCGCCTGCGCCATAAGCTGACAAACGTAGGAGTCCCGAAAGACGCAATCCAAACAGTCCACGGCTTGGGTTATCGCCTCAAGGAGCGATCGTGA
- the priA gene encoding primosomal protein N' — MVGVNLTGRSVVAELQGYYQSQTNQRWLEVLVDCPGTQEVYTYKLPAQLTVQPGDILSVPFGANQVGAIALRFVEHPPVDLSPDKIRAVEDVVSRGFFPPAYWELLNRVAAYYYTPLIAAIRVALPPGLLGRSQRRIKLIGEIKPGVDAFCTPAAKEILALLQAQPNKDYSFIYLQRQVRNAYRGVRELLRLSLVESYLEPPRLTRPKLQKAVTLVGTGLERDITSRQQEILDVLRRQGGDIWLSELLRLCNASPSTLKTLEQKGYVVIEEREMLRQEQGVLQAADEPKTLTAAQSRAVETITQLAGCDRVLLHGVTGSGKTEVYLQAIAPILRQGKSALVLVPEIGLTPQLTDRFRARFGSKVCVYHSALSDGERYDTWRQMLLGEPQVVIGTRSAIFAPLPRLGLIILDEEHDSSFKQDSPIPTYHARTVAQWRAELENCPLVLGSATPSLESWVISREQGSRGAEEQQQTTTNYQLPTTHYLSLPERIQSRPLPPVEVVDMRQEIQEGNRSIFSRALLEALQQLQARGQQGILFIHRRGHSTFVSCRSCGNVLECPACDVSLSYHHTEEGAPQLLRCHYCNYSQSHPRNCPECGSPYLKFFGSGTQRVAQEITRLFPQLRFIRFDSDTTRTKGAHRTLLTQFANREADLLIGTQMLTKGLDLPQVTLIGVVAADGLLHLPDYRAAERAFQTLTQVAGRAGRGDDPGRVILQTYTPDHPVIQAVRQHEYEGFVEAELQQRVALNYPPHGRLILLRLSSVEASAVENTAGAIASYLNNYITPSWEILGPAPANILRVANRYRWQILLKIATDLQPVLPDWQQVRSLCPNNVSLTIDVDPLNLM; from the coding sequence ATGGTCGGGGTAAATTTAACAGGCAGATCTGTGGTAGCTGAATTACAAGGATACTACCAATCGCAAACGAACCAGCGTTGGCTGGAAGTTTTGGTAGATTGTCCTGGAACGCAGGAAGTCTATACTTATAAGTTGCCAGCTCAATTGACGGTACAACCGGGAGATATCCTCAGCGTGCCGTTTGGGGCAAATCAAGTTGGTGCGATCGCCTTACGATTTGTAGAACATCCTCCCGTCGATCTATCGCCAGACAAAATTCGTGCTGTTGAAGATGTGGTGAGTCGGGGCTTTTTCCCGCCTGCTTACTGGGAACTACTCAATCGAGTGGCAGCATATTACTACACTCCCTTGATTGCAGCGATTCGCGTTGCCTTGCCACCCGGACTATTGGGGCGATCGCAGCGTCGGATTAAACTAATTGGGGAAATTAAGCCTGGTGTTGATGCGTTCTGCACTCCGGCGGCGAAAGAAATTTTGGCACTGCTGCAAGCTCAACCTAATAAAGACTACAGCTTTATTTATCTGCAACGGCAAGTTAGAAATGCCTATCGGGGAGTGCGAGAATTGTTGCGCCTGTCGTTGGTAGAAAGTTATCTAGAACCACCCCGCCTGACACGACCCAAGTTGCAAAAAGCTGTAACGTTGGTAGGTACGGGATTAGAACGAGATATTACGTCTCGACAACAGGAAATTTTAGACGTGTTGCGACGGCAGGGCGGCGATATTTGGTTGAGCGAATTGTTACGACTGTGTAACGCCAGTCCTAGCACCCTCAAAACATTAGAACAAAAGGGTTATGTTGTCATTGAAGAACGGGAAATGCTGCGGCAAGAACAAGGAGTATTGCAAGCAGCAGACGAGCCAAAAACGCTGACAGCAGCTCAGTCACGAGCAGTAGAAACAATTACTCAATTAGCAGGATGCGATCGCGTCTTATTGCATGGAGTGACGGGATCGGGTAAAACTGAAGTCTATTTACAGGCGATCGCGCCCATATTACGTCAAGGCAAATCGGCTTTAGTTTTAGTACCGGAAATCGGTTTAACTCCCCAACTTACAGACAGATTCCGCGCCCGCTTCGGTAGCAAAGTATGCGTTTACCATAGCGCCCTCTCAGATGGAGAAAGATACGATACCTGGCGACAAATGCTCTTAGGAGAACCCCAAGTTGTCATTGGTACTCGTTCTGCTATTTTTGCCCCCTTACCCCGTCTTGGCTTAATTATTTTAGACGAGGAACACGACAGCAGCTTTAAGCAAGACTCCCCCATCCCCACCTACCACGCCCGTACCGTCGCCCAGTGGCGCGCTGAATTAGAAAACTGTCCCTTAGTGTTGGGTTCTGCAACCCCTTCTTTGGAAAGTTGGGTGATTAGTAGGGAGCAGGGGAGCAGAGGGGCAGAGGAGCAACAACAAACAACTACCAACTACCAACTACCAACTACCCATTACCTCTCCTTACCAGAACGCATCCAATCCCGCCCTCTCCCACCTGTAGAAGTGGTGGATATGCGTCAGGAGATTCAGGAGGGCAATCGCTCGATTTTCAGCCGGGCGCTGTTGGAGGCTTTGCAGCAGTTGCAAGCACGGGGACAGCAGGGAATTTTATTTATCCATCGACGGGGACACAGCACGTTTGTTTCGTGTCGCAGTTGCGGTAACGTGCTGGAGTGTCCTGCTTGCGATGTGTCGCTGTCCTATCACCATACGGAAGAAGGTGCGCCGCAGTTGTTGCGGTGTCATTACTGTAATTACAGTCAATCTCATCCTCGTAATTGTCCCGAATGCGGTTCCCCCTATTTGAAATTTTTTGGCAGCGGGACGCAACGGGTGGCGCAGGAAATTACGCGGTTGTTTCCCCAGTTGCGGTTTATTCGGTTTGATAGCGATACAACTCGGACTAAAGGGGCGCACCGGACGCTGTTAACTCAGTTTGCCAACAGAGAAGCAGATTTATTAATTGGGACGCAAATGCTGACGAAAGGGTTGGATCTGCCTCAAGTTACCCTGATTGGTGTGGTAGCGGCGGATGGGTTATTGCATTTACCCGACTACAGAGCCGCAGAACGTGCCTTTCAAACTCTGACTCAGGTTGCGGGAAGGGCGGGACGCGGTGACGATCCTGGTAGAGTGATCCTACAAACGTATACTCCCGATCATCCGGTGATTCAAGCCGTACGGCAACATGAATATGAAGGGTTTGTAGAGGCGGAGTTGCAACAGCGAGTGGCGTTGAATTATCCGCCTCACGGACGATTGATTTTGTTGCGTTTGAGTAGTGTTGAGGCGAGTGCGGTAGAAAATACAGCTGGAGCGATCGCATCCTATCTCAATAATTACATTACGCCTAGTTGGGAAATTTTGGGTCCTGCCCCAGCGAATATTTTGCGAGTGGCTAATCGTTACCGTTGGCAAATTCTCCTGAAGATTGCGACCGATCTGCAACCAGTGTTACCTGATTGGCAGCAGGTGCGTTCGCTTTGTCCTAATAATGTGAGTTTGACCATTGATGTCGATCCGCTCAATTTGATGTGA
- a CDS encoding sensor histidine kinase: MNSKALRYRLFGTYLAIMAVLLGAFAGVTYWLFARSLYWDLDQQLTAMARIAALSLGKQKHPQIDLNDDIWDDLEIRGVTLEWFDANGKPLATQGRRRSSLPPQVSDSVQQIGQLRQLTIAVRSPDIQRAGQLQGYVRVSKSLRTVDELLEKWRWRLSLGLLTELGLCGLGGYWLTRQTVQPIEQSLMRVKWFTANASHELRSPLTVIKSNIGLILNHPERIHAADKKRIAAIAWAADQMTNLIEDLLFLARSDQTQQIPHSAKAPLDLEPTLKSLVESFEPQAQAKEILLTSDLTSGLYVLGDIAHINRLFSNLIGNAIQYTPKGGRIWVTARTQGTQIQVDVRDTGIGIATEDRDRIFDPFWQADEARSYHSSGYGLGLAIAKTITTQHSGKIYVNSELGQGTTFTVVLPLSFSVMS; this comes from the coding sequence GTGAATTCAAAAGCTCTTAGATACCGCTTGTTTGGCACGTATTTGGCAATTATGGCAGTGCTATTAGGTGCGTTTGCGGGAGTGACCTATTGGTTATTTGCTCGCAGTCTCTACTGGGATTTAGACCAGCAACTGACGGCTATGGCAAGAATTGCAGCCTTGAGTCTAGGCAAGCAGAAGCATCCTCAGATCGATTTGAATGATGATATTTGGGATGATTTAGAAATTCGCGGCGTGACATTGGAATGGTTCGATGCTAATGGTAAACCCTTGGCAACACAGGGAAGGCGTAGATCGTCGCTGCCCCCCCAAGTGTCTGACTCGGTGCAGCAAATTGGGCAGTTACGCCAGTTAACGATCGCCGTTCGTAGTCCTGACATTCAAAGAGCAGGACAATTGCAGGGCTATGTTCGAGTCAGTAAATCTCTCAGAACAGTGGATGAGTTGCTGGAAAAGTGGCGCTGGCGGTTGAGTCTCGGTCTGCTTACAGAACTGGGATTGTGTGGATTGGGTGGATATTGGCTGACGCGCCAAACAGTGCAACCGATCGAACAAAGTCTGATGCGAGTCAAATGGTTTACTGCCAACGCTTCTCACGAACTAAGAAGCCCTTTGACAGTGATTAAAAGTAATATCGGTTTGATTTTAAATCATCCAGAGCGAATTCATGCTGCGGATAAAAAAAGAATAGCAGCGATCGCCTGGGCTGCCGACCAAATGACAAACCTGATTGAGGATTTGCTCTTTCTCGCCCGCTCCGACCAAACTCAACAGATACCCCACTCAGCAAAAGCCCCTTTAGATCTGGAGCCAACATTAAAAAGTTTAGTAGAGTCCTTTGAACCCCAAGCTCAAGCAAAAGAAATTCTCCTAACATCAGATTTAACTTCAGGGCTATATGTATTGGGAGACATCGCTCATATCAATCGACTATTCTCTAACTTAATTGGCAATGCAATTCAATACACCCCAAAGGGCGGGCGAATTTGGGTAACAGCGCGGACTCAAGGCACGCAGATTCAAGTTGACGTTCGAGATACTGGAATTGGCATTGCGACAGAAGATAGGGATCGAATTTTCGATCCCTTTTGGCAGGCAGATGAGGCTCGCTCCTATCATTCAAGCGGCTATGGCTTGGGTTTAGCTATCGCCAAGACAATTACAACTCAGCACTCAGGCAAGATTTATGTCAACAGCGAACTGGGGCAGGGAACGACTTTCACAGTCGTTTTACCCCTGTCATTCTCAGTGATGTCTTAG